The following proteins are encoded in a genomic region of Pseudomonas saponiphila:
- a CDS encoding sigma-54-dependent Fis family transcriptional regulator: protein MHSSNHLSRHAQQVLTVAQGKAHLQGPGSDPSIARSWLRCLEDYHLDPAQAMAPTVLEHGRLLESRERLQDVLQIAGTEMTNLHQQLSGAGHAVLLTDARGVILNCITAPSERKIFEHAGLWLGADWSEAREGTNGIGTCLVERQSLTIHQGEHFRGRHTGLTCSASPVFDPHGELLAVLDVSSARQDVSRQSQFHTMALVNLSAKMIESCYFLRYFENQWLLRFHLQAESVGLFSEGLLAFDGEGRICAVNQSALNLLGHIRGGLLGKPVESFFDCSLDELLSRASINASASWPLRTRDGRRLFALLRGQPQPASPSVSRAPVAIAPSRPAGICLGDEGLQNDFRRASRVFERDVPLLINGETGSGKEAFAKAVHQGSARADKAFVALNCAAIPESLIESELFGYRGGSFTGARKEGMRGKLQQADGGTLFLDEIGDMPLALQTRLLRVLEDRLVVPIGGEPQAVNVRIISATHRDLLERVRDGSFREDLYYRLNGLEIALPALRDRSDKSRLLDFLLAEEAGEQPVVLDDGARQALLGYSWPGNVRQLRNVLRTLAALCENGRIALEDLPPLIRHSRPAPVSEPVAEVQERPLEDAERVALLAALEQQRWHMTHTAEQLGVSRNTLYRKLRKHGIAR, encoded by the coding sequence ATGCACAGTAGTAATCACTTGAGCCGACATGCCCAGCAGGTGCTCACCGTTGCCCAGGGCAAGGCCCATCTGCAGGGGCCGGGCAGCGATCCTTCCATCGCCCGTTCCTGGCTGCGCTGCCTTGAGGACTATCATCTCGACCCGGCCCAGGCCATGGCGCCCACGGTGCTGGAGCATGGTCGTCTGCTGGAGAGCCGCGAGCGCCTGCAGGATGTGCTGCAGATTGCCGGTACCGAGATGACCAACCTGCATCAGCAGTTGTCCGGCGCCGGACATGCGGTGCTGCTGACCGACGCTCGCGGGGTGATCCTCAACTGCATTACCGCCCCCAGCGAGCGCAAGATCTTCGAGCATGCCGGTCTCTGGCTCGGTGCCGACTGGAGCGAGGCCCGGGAAGGCACCAATGGCATCGGCACCTGCCTGGTGGAGCGCCAGTCGCTGACCATTCACCAGGGTGAGCATTTCCGCGGCCGGCACACGGGCCTGACCTGCTCGGCGAGCCCGGTGTTCGATCCCCATGGCGAGTTGCTGGCGGTGCTGGATGTGTCTTCGGCGCGCCAGGATGTTTCCCGGCAGAGCCAGTTCCACACCATGGCCCTGGTCAATCTCTCGGCGAAGATGATCGAGAGCTGCTATTTCCTGCGCTATTTCGAGAACCAGTGGCTGTTGCGCTTTCATCTGCAGGCCGAGTCGGTGGGGCTGTTCAGCGAAGGGCTGCTGGCGTTCGATGGTGAAGGCCGGATCTGTGCGGTGAACCAGAGTGCCCTGAACCTGCTGGGGCATATTCGCGGGGGGCTGCTGGGCAAGCCGGTGGAGAGCTTTTTTGACTGCTCGCTGGATGAGTTGCTCAGTCGCGCCAGCATCAATGCCAGCGCCAGTTGGCCCTTGCGCACTCGGGACGGGCGGCGCCTGTTTGCCCTGTTGCGCGGCCAGCCGCAGCCGGCCTCGCCATCGGTATCGCGGGCGCCAGTGGCCATTGCGCCTTCGCGTCCAGCGGGCATTTGCCTGGGTGATGAGGGGCTGCAGAACGATTTTCGCCGGGCCTCGCGGGTATTCGAACGGGATGTGCCGCTGTTGATCAACGGCGAGACTGGCTCCGGCAAGGAGGCTTTCGCCAAGGCGGTGCATCAGGGCAGCGCCCGGGCGGACAAGGCTTTTGTCGCGCTCAACTGCGCGGCGATTCCGGAGAGCCTGATCGAGAGCGAGTTGTTCGGCTATCGCGGCGGCAGTTTTACCGGGGCGCGCAAGGAGGGCATGCGCGGCAAGTTGCAGCAGGCCGATGGCGGCACCCTGTTCCTGGATGAAATCGGCGATATGCCCCTGGCCTTGCAGACCCGCTTGCTACGGGTGCTGGAGGATCGTCTGGTGGTGCCCATTGGCGGTGAGCCCCAGGCGGTCAACGTGCGCATCATCAGCGCCACCCACCGGGACCTGCTGGAACGGGTGCGTGACGGCAGTTTTCGCGAGGACCTGTATTACCGGCTCAATGGTCTGGAGATCGCCTTGCCGGCCCTGCGCGATCGCAGCGACAAGTCCCGGTTGCTGGATTTTCTCCTGGCTGAGGAGGCGGGCGAGCAGCCCGTGGTGCTGGACGACGGCGCGCGCCAGGCCCTGCTGGGCTATTCATGGCCAGGCAACGTGCGCCAGTTGCGCAACGTGCTGCGGACCTTGGCGGCCCTGTGCGAAAACGGTCGCATTGCTCTGGAAGACCTGCCGCCGTTGATCCGCCACAGCCGCCCGGCGCCGGTGAGCGAGCCGGTTGCCGAGGTGCAGGAGCGTCCCCTGGAGGATGCCGAGCGGGTAGCGTTGCTGGCGGCTCTGGAGCAGCAGCGCTGGCACATGACCCACACCGCCGAGCAGTTGGGAGTCAGCCGCAACACCCTTTATAGAAAGCTGCGCAAGCACGGCATCGCGCGCTAA
- the mpl gene encoding UDP-N-acetylmuramate:L-alanyl-gamma-D-glutamyl-meso-diaminopimelate ligase: protein MHIHILGICGTFMGSMAVLAKELGHRVTGSDANVYPPMSTQLQAQGIELTQGYDPAQLDPAPDLVVIGNAMSRGNPAVEYVLNKGLPYVSGPQWLADHVLQGRWVLAVAGTHGKTTTSSMLAWVLEHAGMSPGFLIGGVPQNFAVSARLGGTPFFVIEADEYDSAFFDKRSKFVHYRPRTAILNNLEFDHADIFPDLAAIERQFHHLVRTIPSEGLVIHPTTEPALQRVIEMGCWTPVQTTGAGGQWQVKLLSADGSAFEVMFEGVSQGVVEWELTGQHNVANALATLAAARHVGVVPSMGIAGLSAFKSVKRRMEKVAQVHGVTIYDDFAHHPTAIATTLDGLRKRVGDAPVIAIIEPRSNSMKLGAHRDGLPESVNQADQVIWYAPANLGWDLAATAALCSVPSIVSDSLEGIIERVKSQAKPGTQVVIMSNGGFGGLHGKLAEALQ, encoded by the coding sequence ATGCACATTCATATTCTCGGTATCTGCGGCACTTTCATGGGGTCGATGGCGGTTCTGGCCAAAGAGCTGGGCCACCGCGTAACGGGCTCCGACGCCAACGTCTATCCGCCGATGAGCACCCAGCTGCAGGCCCAGGGCATCGAACTGACTCAAGGCTACGATCCTGCCCAACTGGACCCTGCGCCGGACCTGGTGGTGATCGGCAATGCCATGTCCCGGGGCAATCCGGCGGTGGAATATGTACTGAACAAGGGCCTGCCCTATGTGTCCGGTCCGCAGTGGCTGGCCGATCATGTGCTGCAAGGGCGCTGGGTGCTGGCCGTGGCCGGCACCCACGGCAAGACGACCACCAGCAGCATGCTGGCCTGGGTGCTGGAGCATGCCGGCATGAGCCCGGGCTTCCTGATCGGCGGCGTGCCGCAGAACTTCGCGGTGTCGGCGCGCCTGGGCGGCACGCCGTTCTTCGTGATCGAAGCCGATGAATACGACAGCGCTTTCTTCGACAAGCGCTCGAAGTTCGTCCATTACCGCCCGCGCACCGCGATCCTCAATAACCTTGAGTTCGATCACGCGGATATCTTTCCGGATCTGGCTGCCATCGAACGGCAGTTCCATCACCTGGTGCGGACCATTCCCAGCGAAGGCCTGGTGATTCATCCCACCACCGAGCCGGCGTTGCAGCGGGTGATCGAGATGGGCTGCTGGACTCCGGTGCAGACCACCGGTGCCGGCGGACAATGGCAGGTCAAACTGCTCAGTGCCGATGGTTCGGCCTTTGAGGTGATGTTCGAAGGCGTAAGCCAAGGCGTGGTGGAGTGGGAACTGACCGGGCAGCACAACGTGGCCAACGCCCTGGCAACCCTGGCCGCCGCGCGACATGTCGGCGTGGTGCCGTCCATGGGGATTGCCGGACTGAGTGCGTTCAAGAGCGTGAAGCGGCGCATGGAGAAGGTTGCGCAAGTGCACGGTGTGACCATCTATGACGACTTCGCTCACCACCCGACGGCCATTGCCACCACCCTGGACGGCCTGCGCAAGCGGGTCGGCGATGCCCCGGTGATCGCCATCATCGAGCCGCGCTCCAACTCCATGAAGCTCGGCGCGCATCGTGATGGCCTGCCGGAAAGCGTCAACCAGGCCGATCAGGTGATCTGGTACGCACCGGCCAACCTGGGCTGGGACCTGGCGGCCACGGCGGCCCTGTGTTCGGTGCCGTCGATCGTCAGCGATTCCCTGGAGGGCATCATCGAACGGGTGAAGAGCCAGGCCAAACCCGGCACCCAGGTGGTGATCATGAGCAACGGTGGTTTCGGCGGGCTGCACGGTAAACTGGCCGAGGCCCTGCAATGA
- the ubiX gene encoding flavin prenyltransferase UbiX — translation MSNGPERITLAMTGASGAQYGLRLLDCLVREDREVHFLISKAAQLVMATETDVSLPPKPQLMQAFLTEYTGAAAGQIRVYGKEDWMSPVASGSGSPAAMVVVPCSTGTLSAIATGACNNLIERAADVTLKERRQLILVPREAPYSSIHLEHMLKLSNMGVTILPASPGFYHQPQTIDDLVDFVVARILNLLNIPQDMLPRWGEHHLSSDE, via the coding sequence ATGAGCAACGGTCCGGAACGCATCACCCTGGCCATGACCGGCGCCTCCGGCGCCCAGTATGGTTTGCGCCTGCTCGATTGTCTGGTGCGCGAGGATCGGGAAGTGCACTTCCTGATCTCCAAGGCCGCGCAACTGGTCATGGCCACGGAAACCGATGTCAGCCTGCCACCCAAGCCACAGTTGATGCAGGCCTTCCTCACCGAGTACACCGGTGCGGCGGCGGGGCAGATCCGGGTTTACGGCAAGGAAGATTGGATGTCGCCGGTGGCCTCGGGTTCCGGTTCGCCGGCAGCGATGGTGGTGGTGCCCTGTTCCACCGGCACCTTGTCGGCGATTGCCACCGGGGCCTGCAACAACCTGATCGAGCGCGCGGCGGACGTGACCCTCAAGGAGCGCCGGCAGTTGATCCTGGTGCCGCGCGAGGCGCCGTATTCCAGTATTCATCTGGAGCACATGCTCAAGCTGTCCAATATGGGGGTGACCATCCTGCCGGCGTCGCCGGGCTTCTATCACCAGCCGCAGACCATCGATGACCTGGTGGATTTCGTGGTGGCGCGGATTCTCAATCTGCTGAACATTCCCCAGGACATGTTGCCGCGCTGGGGCGAGCATCATTTGAGCAGCGATGAATAA
- a CDS encoding YceK/YidQ family lipoprotein, protein MNKSLLILLAVLQLAGCATVRTLNAVQPGAPVVYSGTRLDLYAMQGGCCAMDRFGAEAPSYPGVDLPASAVLDTLLLPLSVLTVLGVGFQATGGL, encoded by the coding sequence ATGAATAAATCCCTGTTGATCCTGCTGGCGGTCCTGCAACTGGCAGGATGCGCCACGGTGCGGACCTTGAATGCCGTGCAACCGGGCGCGCCGGTGGTGTATTCGGGGACGCGCCTGGACCTGTATGCGATGCAGGGAGGCTGCTGCGCCATGGACCGCTTTGGCGCCGAGGCACCTAGCTATCCGGGGGTGGATCTGCCGGCTAGCGCTGTGCTCGATACCCTGCTGTTGCCGCTGTCGGTACTGACGGTACTGGGGGTGGGGTTTCAGGCGACGGGCGGGTTGTAG
- a CDS encoding oxidoreductase produces the protein MYLTPQHILLAGASGLTGEQLLDRLLNEPTIIRVLAPSRRPLSKHPRLENPVGDPQVFLPQLSGKVEIAFCCLGTTIKQAGSEAAFRAVDLDLVVAFGKRARELGARHLIVISALGADPKSSIFYNRVKGEMEEALKQQGWPQLTICRPSLLLGDRIEPRLGEQLAGPLSRLIPGKYRGIEACQLARAMWRLALEEQNGTRVVESDELRKLGK, from the coding sequence ATGTACTTGACGCCTCAGCACATCCTGCTCGCCGGCGCCTCCGGACTGACCGGAGAGCAACTGCTCGATCGCCTGCTCAACGAGCCCACCATCATTCGTGTTCTGGCACCCAGTAGACGCCCGCTAAGCAAGCACCCACGCCTGGAAAACCCGGTCGGCGATCCGCAGGTATTCCTGCCACAGCTGAGCGGCAAGGTGGAAATTGCCTTCTGCTGCCTGGGCACCACCATCAAGCAGGCCGGCTCCGAAGCGGCCTTCCGCGCGGTGGACCTGGATCTGGTGGTGGCCTTCGGCAAGCGCGCCCGGGAACTCGGGGCACGACACCTGATAGTGATCAGTGCGCTGGGCGCCGATCCCAAGTCATCGATTTTCTACAACCGGGTCAAAGGTGAAATGGAAGAAGCCCTGAAACAGCAGGGCTGGCCACAACTGACCATTTGCCGGCCGTCATTGCTGCTGGGTGATCGTATCGAGCCGCGCCTGGGCGAGCAGCTGGCCGGGCCACTGTCTCGACTGATCCCCGGGAAATACCGCGGCATCGAAGCCTGCCAGCTGGCCCGGGCCATGTGGCGCCTGGCGCTTGAAGAGCAGAACGGCACGCGAGTCGTCGAGTCCGACGAGCTGCGCAAACTGGGTAAATGA
- a CDS encoding C13 family peptidase has protein sequence MRPLVPLVLTLLLSACGDGESLLPPDARLPDGGRYRGDLVNGLLQGQGRIDYPNGSWYAGQFDKGQWHGQGEWHGSNGEVYRGQFQQGLFHGQGTLTTKDSSYSGGFKLGRRDGEGTLKENGMTYRGEFKADLYSGLGRLELEDGSQYQGQFAKGKPNGEGQRSDGNGNQFTGHFVDGQLEGNGTFNSAEGDIYVGGFKHNQLNGKGRYENSDGDVWIGQFKEGALGGKGELIGADGSHYIGGFSDWRFSGEGRLNLSDGSFYIGGFDSDNYQGRGVLVLRDGSVQSGVWNNGLRVRDADGKLLPDPLESALLVQGHLLQKALDEVPASTPGIKLYSLTLAGDGKQSVFLREADYVSNMLASRFGAYGQIRLVNHRDHMTNRPMATRENLRRAAQTLAERSSPDDLVFIYLTSHGTSEHELVLDQPRLELADLPADELASVLAPLKNRDKIIVISSCYSGGFIPALKDERTLIMTASQADRVSFGCSEEADFTYFGDALFAQALNQTDDLEHAFKLARATVAEREQADGFEASEPQIWAPKGVIAHWQQLRRQQARKALQSVSIGSKEAQSN, from the coding sequence ATGCGCCCACTTGTACCCCTGGTTTTGACCCTTTTGCTCAGCGCTTGCGGAGACGGCGAATCGCTATTGCCGCCCGACGCTCGACTGCCGGACGGCGGACGCTATCGTGGCGACCTGGTCAATGGATTGCTCCAGGGACAGGGACGCATCGACTACCCCAACGGCAGCTGGTACGCCGGCCAGTTCGACAAGGGCCAATGGCACGGCCAGGGGGAATGGCACGGCAGCAATGGCGAGGTCTATCGCGGCCAGTTCCAGCAGGGCCTGTTCCATGGCCAAGGCACCCTGACCACCAAGGACAGCAGCTACAGCGGCGGCTTCAAGCTCGGCCGCCGGGACGGCGAAGGCACCCTCAAAGAAAACGGCATGACCTATCGCGGCGAGTTCAAGGCCGACCTGTACTCGGGCCTGGGTCGCCTGGAGCTGGAAGACGGCAGCCAGTATCAGGGGCAGTTCGCCAAGGGCAAACCCAACGGTGAAGGCCAGCGCAGCGATGGCAACGGCAACCAGTTCACCGGCCACTTCGTCGACGGCCAACTGGAGGGCAACGGCACCTTCAACAGCGCCGAGGGCGACATCTACGTCGGCGGTTTCAAACACAATCAGCTCAACGGCAAGGGCCGTTACGAAAACTCCGACGGCGACGTGTGGATCGGCCAGTTCAAGGAAGGCGCCCTGGGCGGCAAGGGCGAGTTGATCGGTGCCGATGGCAGCCACTATATCGGCGGCTTCAGCGACTGGCGCTTCAGCGGCGAGGGGCGCCTCAACCTCAGTGACGGCAGCTTCTACATTGGCGGCTTCGACAGCGACAACTATCAAGGCCGTGGCGTGCTGGTGCTGCGCGATGGCAGCGTGCAAAGCGGCGTGTGGAACAACGGCCTGCGGGTTCGTGACGCCGACGGCAAGCTCTTGCCCGACCCACTGGAAAGCGCCCTGCTGGTCCAGGGTCACTTGCTGCAGAAAGCCCTGGACGAGGTGCCCGCCTCCACTCCAGGCATCAAGCTCTACAGCCTGACCCTGGCCGGCGACGGCAAGCAAAGCGTGTTCCTGCGTGAAGCCGATTACGTCAGCAACATGCTCGCCAGCCGCTTCGGTGCCTATGGCCAGATCCGCCTGGTGAACCACCGCGACCACATGACGAACCGGCCGATGGCCACTCGGGAAAACCTGCGCCGCGCCGCCCAGACCCTGGCCGAACGCAGCAGCCCCGACGACCTGGTGTTCATCTACCTCACCAGTCACGGCACCAGTGAACACGAACTGGTGCTGGATCAACCGCGCCTGGAGCTGGCGGACCTGCCCGCCGATGAGCTGGCCAGCGTCCTGGCCCCATTGAAAAATCGCGACAAGATCATCGTCATCTCGTCCTGCTATTCCGGCGGTTTCATCCCCGCGCTGAAGGATGAACGGACCCTGATCATGACCGCCTCCCAGGCCGACCGAGTGTCCTTCGGCTGTTCGGAAGAAGCCGACTTCACCTATTTCGGCGACGCGCTGTTCGCCCAGGCTCTGAACCAGACGGACGATCTGGAGCATGCCTTCAAACTGGCCAGGGCCACCGTCGCCGAGCGCGAACAGGCAGATGGCTTCGAAGCGTCGGAACCACAAATCTGGGCCCCAAAGGGGGTCATTGCCCACTGGCAACAACTGCGTAGACAGCAGGCACGAAAAGCGCTGCAAAGTGTCTCTATAGGCAGCAAGGAAGCACAGAGCAACTAA
- a CDS encoding MaoC family dehydratase, giving the protein MPYVPVAELKDYVGKELGRSQWLTIDQERINLFAEATGDFQFIHVDPVKAAKTPFGTTIAHGFLTLSLIPKLMEDILVLPEGLKMVVNYGLDSVRFIQPVKVDSKVRLKVELTEVTEKKPGQWLLKATATLEIDGEEKPAYIAEPLSLCFV; this is encoded by the coding sequence ATGCCTTATGTTCCTGTTGCAGAGCTCAAAGATTATGTCGGGAAGGAACTCGGACGCTCCCAGTGGCTCACCATTGACCAGGAGCGAATCAACCTGTTTGCCGAAGCCACCGGCGACTTCCAGTTCATTCACGTCGATCCGGTCAAAGCGGCCAAAACCCCATTTGGCACCACCATTGCCCACGGTTTCCTGACCCTGTCGCTGATCCCCAAACTGATGGAAGACATCCTCGTGCTGCCCGAAGGCCTGAAGATGGTGGTCAACTATGGTCTGGACAGCGTGCGCTTCATCCAGCCGGTGAAAGTCGACTCCAAGGTACGGCTCAAGGTCGAACTGACCGAGGTCACCGAGAAAAAACCCGGTCAATGGCTGCTCAAGGCCACCGCCACCCTGGAGATCGACGGCGAGGAAAAACCCGCCTACATCGCCGAGCCCCTGTCGCTCTGCTTCGTCTGA
- a CDS encoding CidA/LrgA family protein, with product MLLRGLTWLVLFQLLGTALNHLLLPVLPGPIIGLLLLLVFLVLRGEVGEPLSQAASSLLRYLPLLLVPPAVGVMVYARDIAADFWAISGALVLSLIISMAFVGVLMQRLVKRQARREDSQ from the coding sequence ATGTTGTTACGCGGTTTGACATGGCTGGTGCTGTTCCAATTGCTCGGCACGGCGCTCAATCACCTGCTGTTGCCCGTGCTTCCCGGGCCGATCATCGGCCTGTTGCTGCTCCTGGTTTTCCTTGTGCTGCGCGGTGAAGTGGGAGAGCCGTTGAGCCAGGCAGCCAGCAGCCTGCTGCGTTATCTGCCGCTGCTGCTGGTGCCGCCTGCCGTGGGCGTGATGGTCTATGCCCGGGATATCGCCGCGGACTTCTGGGCCATCAGTGGTGCGCTGGTGTTGTCGCTGATCATTTCCATGGCCTTTGTCGGCGTGCTGATGCAGCGTCTGGTCAAGCGCCAGGCTCGCCGGGAGGACAGCCAATGA
- a CDS encoding LrgB family protein — protein MIFDWQGAWAAVIHHPLFGIGITLAAYQLVLAAFEKTRWMFLQPVLVSMLLVIGVLLGCGLSYAEYRKSTEILSILLGPATVALAVPLYLNLRRIRQLFWPIFTTLVVGGVLATSLGVVLGGWFGAEHMILMTMAPKSVTSPIAMLVAEQIGGVAALAAVFVLITGVIGAIFGPAILDRLGVHGPEARGMALGMTAHAVGTSVALQESEECGAFAALAMSLMGVATAVLLPLAVSLLV, from the coding sequence ATGATCTTCGATTGGCAAGGTGCCTGGGCGGCGGTGATCCATCACCCGTTGTTCGGCATCGGCATCACTCTGGCGGCCTATCAACTGGTGCTGGCAGCGTTCGAAAAGACCCGCTGGATGTTCCTGCAGCCGGTGCTGGTATCCATGCTGTTGGTGATTGGTGTGTTGCTCGGCTGTGGCCTGAGTTACGCCGAGTACCGCAAGAGCACCGAGATCCTGAGCATTCTGCTGGGCCCGGCCACGGTGGCCCTGGCGGTGCCGCTGTACCTCAACCTGCGGCGCATTCGTCAATTGTTCTGGCCAATCTTCACTACGCTGGTGGTGGGTGGGGTGTTGGCTACCAGTCTGGGGGTAGTGCTGGGAGGGTGGTTTGGCGCCGAGCACATGATCCTCATGACCATGGCGCCCAAGTCGGTGACTTCGCCTATCGCCATGCTGGTGGCCGAGCAGATCGGCGGGGTGGCGGCGCTGGCGGCGGTGTTCGTGTTGATCACCGGGGTGATCGGGGCGATCTTCGGTCCGGCCATTCTCGATCGCCTGGGGGTGCATGGCCCCGAGGCGCGGGGCATGGCGCTGGGCATGACCGCCCACGCCGTGGGCACTTCGGTGGCGTTGCAGGAAAGTGAGGAGTGCGGCGCCTTTGCGGCGCTGGCGATGAGTCTGATGGGCGTGGCCACGGCGGTGCTGCTGCCGTTGGCGGTGTCTTTGCTGGTTTGA
- a CDS encoding LON peptidase substrate-binding domain-containing protein has product MSLALFPLNTVLFPDCILDLQIFEARYLDMIGRCMKQGCGFGVVCILEGEEVGPAAPGYALVGCEALITDFHQQDNGLLGIRVKGGRRFRVLSSEVQKDQLTVAQVQWLQEASEQPLKEEDADLIALLKALAEHPMVEALDMGSEAEGQLSLANQLAYLLPFSEQDKIDLLQLDDPQQRLDAIQQLLDELQGELFA; this is encoded by the coding sequence ATGAGCCTGGCACTGTTTCCCTTGAATACCGTGTTGTTTCCCGACTGCATCCTCGATCTGCAGATTTTCGAGGCGCGCTACCTGGACATGATCGGCCGTTGCATGAAGCAGGGCTGCGGTTTCGGGGTGGTATGCATTCTCGAGGGCGAGGAGGTCGGCCCAGCAGCGCCCGGCTATGCCCTAGTGGGCTGTGAGGCGCTGATCACCGATTTCCACCAGCAGGACAATGGATTGCTGGGCATCAGGGTCAAGGGTGGCCGGCGTTTTCGCGTGCTCAGCAGTGAAGTGCAGAAGGATCAATTGACCGTGGCCCAGGTCCAGTGGCTGCAAGAGGCCAGCGAGCAGCCGCTGAAGGAGGAGGACGCCGACCTGATCGCCCTGCTCAAGGCCTTGGCCGAGCATCCGATGGTGGAGGCGCTGGACATGGGCAGCGAGGCCGAGGGGCAATTGTCCCTGGCCAATCAACTGGCCTACCTGCTGCCCTTCTCCGAGCAGGACAAGATCGACCTGCTGCAACTGGATGATCCGCAGCAGCGGCTCGATGCCATCCAGCAATTGCTAGACGAACTGCAGGGCGAGCTGTTCGCCTGA
- a CDS encoding bifunctional DedA family/phosphatase PAP2 family protein yields MGPWLDSVTAWLTTHPQWLAAAVFIVACVECLAIAGLIVPGTVLLFAIAVLAGNGALSLGETLLLGLFGGLFGDLVSYLLGRHFHQSIRRLPGLRQHPEWISGAENYFQRYGIASLLVGRFIGPLRPMLPMVAGMFDMPFPRFMAVSLLAAAGWSVAYLLPGWATGAAIRLPLPEGFWPQAGVVAGGLALLIGLSITSSLRRHRRATLLMSGASLLALAGLFIGYPYLSAFDQGLIALVQEHRDPTLDKIMVMITQVGEFRAMFITSAVLTLLLLALRQWRHAVFAGVTLMCTALANTGSKWFFARLRPEVLSDPLTSYSMPSGHASGSFALFLTLAVLAGRGQPPRMRLTWLLLGCLPAASIALSRVYLGAHWPSDILAGAMLATCVCAASLTLIQWQAPLKPMPARAWWIVLPVMLLMCGFMATRHLPHALLRYAY; encoded by the coding sequence ATGGGCCCATGGCTCGACAGCGTGACTGCCTGGCTGACCACCCACCCGCAATGGCTGGCCGCCGCCGTGTTCATCGTCGCCTGCGTGGAATGCCTGGCCATTGCCGGCCTGATTGTCCCAGGCACGGTGCTGCTGTTCGCGATTGCCGTGCTGGCCGGCAACGGCGCGCTGTCACTGGGGGAAACCCTGCTGCTGGGCCTGTTTGGCGGCCTGTTCGGGGATCTGGTGTCCTACCTGCTGGGACGCCACTTTCACCAAAGCATCCGCCGCCTGCCGGGCCTGCGGCAGCATCCGGAATGGATCAGCGGCGCCGAGAACTACTTCCAGCGCTACGGCATCGCCAGTCTGTTGGTGGGACGCTTCATCGGTCCTCTGCGCCCCATGCTCCCCATGGTGGCGGGCATGTTCGACATGCCCTTCCCGCGTTTCATGGCCGTCAGCCTGCTGGCCGCGGCGGGCTGGTCGGTGGCATACCTGCTGCCGGGCTGGGCCACCGGTGCGGCGATCCGCCTGCCGCTGCCCGAAGGTTTCTGGCCACAAGCGGGTGTCGTCGCCGGCGGCCTGGCGCTGCTGATCGGCTTGAGCATCACCAGCAGCCTGCGCCGCCACCGCCGGGCGACCCTGCTGATGTCCGGTGCCAGCCTGCTGGCTCTGGCCGGGCTGTTCATCGGCTATCCCTATCTCAGCGCATTCGACCAGGGGCTGATCGCGCTGGTGCAGGAACACCGGGACCCGACCCTGGACAAGATCATGGTGATGATCACTCAGGTCGGCGAGTTTCGCGCCATGTTCATCACCAGCGCCGTGTTGACCCTGCTGCTTCTGGCCCTGCGGCAATGGCGCCACGCGGTATTCGCTGGCGTGACGCTGATGTGCACCGCCCTGGCCAATACCGGCAGCAAATGGTTTTTCGCCCGCCTGCGACCTGAAGTCCTGAGCGATCCGCTCACCAGCTACAGCATGCCCAGCGGCCACGCCTCGGGCTCCTTTGCGCTGTTCCTGACCTTGGCGGTGTTGGCCGGACGTGGCCAGCCGCCGCGGATGCGCCTGACCTGGCTACTGCTGGGTTGCCTGCCGGCGGCCTCGATAGCCCTGTCGCGGGTATACCTGGGGGCTCACTGGCCCAGCGACATCCTCGCTGGCGCGATGCTCGCGACCTGCGTCTGTGCCGCCAGCCTGACCCTGATTCAATGGCAGGCCCCGCTCAAGCCGATGCCGGCCAGGGCCTGGTGGATAGTACTGCCGGTGATGCTGCTGATGTGCGGCTTCATGGCCACCCGGCATTTGCCTCACGCGCTGTTGCGCTACGCCTATTAA